One genomic region from Campylobacter concisus encodes:
- the ppa gene encoding inorganic diphosphatase, protein MDVSKIKSGSNPDKINAVIEIPYGSNIKYEIDKDSGAVVVDRVLYSAMFYPANYGFVPNTLAADGDPADILVLNEYPLQAGSVIPCRLIGVLVMEDEAGMDEKLLAVPITKIDPRYEAIKSYEDLPTATLNKIKNFFETYKILEPNKWVKVKEFKDANAAKEILDAAIKNYK, encoded by the coding sequence ATGGACGTTTCAAAGATAAAATCTGGCTCAAACCCAGACAAAATCAATGCCGTAATTGAAATACCTTATGGCTCAAATATCAAATACGAGATCGACAAAGATAGCGGTGCAGTCGTAGTTGATCGCGTGCTTTACTCAGCGATGTTCTACCCAGCAAACTACGGCTTTGTGCCAAACACACTTGCAGCCGACGGCGATCCAGCTGATATTTTGGTGCTAAATGAGTATCCGCTCCAAGCTGGTAGCGTCATCCCTTGCCGCTTGATAGGCGTTTTGGTGATGGAGGATGAAGCAGGTATGGACGAGAAGCTTTTAGCTGTGCCAATTACAAAGATCGATCCAAGATATGAGGCGATAAAAAGCTACGAAGACTTGCCAACTGCGACACTAAATAAGATCAAAAATTTCTTTGAAACTTATAAAATTCTTGAGCCAAACAAATGGGTTAAAGTCAAAGAATTTAAAGACGCAAATGCTGCAAAAGAGATTTTAGACGCTGCGATAAAAAATTATAAATAA
- a CDS encoding Dam family site-specific DNA-(adenine-N6)-methyltransferase, whose amino-acid sequence MRSLIASPLNYTGGKFKLLPQLLPLFPKKINTFIDLFCGGANVGINVKSHKVIYNDISPQLHELYKIFSTQKPEILLSSVYKIIEKYNLSLSSKNGYEFYKSTSNKGLGEYNKNGFLRLRNELNDKNIIDEAYCIMLYVAIVYAFNNQIRFNANGEFNLPVGKRDFNAKMQEKLLRFMTRLQEQSREFSCLDFRNFDTKRLGEDDFVYIDPPYLITCASYNENGGWSEKDELDLLKFIDNLDKKGIKFAISNVLTSKGKTNKILLSWLEKRQFSTHHLRHKYSNSNYQIKDKSGFSDEVLITNY is encoded by the coding sequence GTGCGAAGTCTCATAGCTTCACCGCTTAACTATACAGGCGGTAAATTTAAGCTACTCCCACAACTTCTCCCTCTTTTTCCAAAAAAAATAAACACATTTATAGATTTATTTTGCGGTGGAGCAAATGTCGGCATAAATGTTAAAAGCCACAAAGTAATTTATAATGACATTAGCCCACAACTACACGAACTTTATAAAATTTTTAGCACTCAAAAGCCTGAAATTTTACTAAGTTCGGTCTATAAAATAATAGAAAAATACAACCTTTCGCTAAGTAGCAAAAATGGCTATGAATTTTATAAAAGCACGAGCAACAAGGGGCTTGGAGAGTATAACAAAAATGGTTTTTTGAGGCTTAGAAATGAGTTAAACGACAAGAATATAATAGATGAAGCCTACTGCATAATGCTTTATGTTGCAATAGTTTATGCCTTTAATAACCAAATAAGATTTAACGCAAATGGTGAGTTTAACCTACCTGTTGGCAAACGTGATTTTAACGCTAAAATGCAAGAAAAGCTACTTAGGTTTATGACTAGATTACAAGAGCAAAGTCGTGAGTTTTCTTGTCTTGATTTTAGAAATTTTGACACTAAAAGACTTGGCGAAGATGATTTTGTATATATCGACCCACCATATTTAATAACTTGTGCTAGTTATAACGAAAATGGCGGTTGGAGCGAAAAAGACGAGCTTGATTTGCTTAAATTTATTGATAACTTAGATAAAAAGGGGATAAAATTTGCCATTTCAAATGTATTAACAAGCAAAGGGAAAACAAATAAAATTTTGCTATCTTGGCTAGAAAAAAGGCAGTTTAGTACGCACCATTTAAGGCACAAATATTCAAATTCAAATTACCAAATAAAAGATAAAAGCGGTTTTAGTGATGAAGTTTTAATAACAAATTATTAG
- a CDS encoding tyrosine-type recombinase/integrase: MANVSKANLTDKIIRELEPKEKQYRKAVGNPKELYIMVNPSSIKTFFVLFNQKAHKLERFEQGKYGIEQAREDAFKKVKWLKDNPELKQNKYNFGVLYSRYIRTKKLKLAPSYTIKIESQMQKYILPRFANIDIAKIKFSDILEVLEPLFNPHNPQKSHLETIHRLINYIGEIFDLANYDRYIDYNPRKALHKQFPTSSSFNTKNGIDTRYQALTNEVELKEFLTDLRDDNKMDLQTKRALKLHILCVNRPMNTVSAKWEHIDLENGIWSIPANEMKMGFSHQIALPTQAIRILKEQKLYCPIESKFIFPTFSQDGHLHRDSMGKAIRNLGGNGKYSNKATAHGFRATFKTICSINEAELLSLGIGEKAVENALAHKERNNVKFAYERQMATIEQNRALMQWYANYLCNIVDFI; encoded by the coding sequence ATGGCTAATGTGTCAAAGGCAAACCTAACTGATAAAATTATAAGAGAGCTAGAGCCAAAAGAGAAGCAATACCGAAAAGCCGTAGGTAACCCAAAAGAGCTTTATATTATGGTAAATCCAAGCAGTATAAAGACATTTTTTGTTCTTTTTAATCAAAAAGCACATAAACTTGAAAGGTTCGAACAGGGCAAATACGGCATAGAACAAGCAAGAGAAGATGCCTTTAAAAAGGTAAAGTGGCTTAAAGACAACCCTGAACTTAAGCAAAACAAGTATAACTTCGGCGTATTATATAGTCGCTACATCAGGACAAAGAAGCTAAAATTAGCACCCTCATACACTATAAAAATTGAAAGCCAAATGCAAAAGTACATCCTGCCAAGGTTTGCTAACATCGATATAGCAAAGATAAAATTTAGCGATATTTTAGAAGTTCTAGAACCACTTTTTAACCCACATAATCCCCAAAAATCGCACCTAGAGACAATACACCGTCTAATAAACTATATAGGTGAAATTTTTGATCTAGCCAACTACGATCGCTACATCGACTACAACCCTAGAAAAGCACTGCATAAGCAGTTCCCAACGTCAAGCAGTTTTAATACTAAAAATGGCATAGACACAAGGTATCAGGCATTAACGAACGAAGTAGAGCTAAAGGAGTTTTTGACCGACCTAAGAGATGATAATAAGATGGATTTACAAACCAAAAGAGCTTTAAAACTACACATACTATGTGTAAATCGCCCTATGAATACAGTCAGTGCCAAATGGGAGCATATAGACCTAGAAAACGGTATTTGGAGCATACCTGCAAACGAGATGAAAATGGGCTTTTCACACCAAATCGCACTACCAACACAAGCCATAAGAATCTTAAAAGAACAAAAGCTTTATTGTCCCATAGAGAGCAAATTTATATTCCCAACATTTAGCCAAGACGGACATTTGCATAGGGACAGCATGGGCAAGGCGATACGAAATCTAGGCGGTAATGGCAAATACTCAAACAAAGCAACGGCTCACGGTTTTAGAGCGACATTTAAGACGATTTGTTCTATAAACGAAGCCGAACTTTTATCACTTGGTATAGGCGAAAAAGCAGTAGAAAACGCACTAGCTCACAAAGAGCGTAACAACGTAAAATTCGCATACGAAAGACAAATGGCTACAATAGAGCAAAATAGGGCTTTAATGCAGTGGTATGCCAATTATTTATGCAATATAGTTGATTTTATTTAA
- a CDS encoding NirD/YgiW/YdeI family stress tolerance protein, whose translation MLEGKIVAEFRPDHYQFVDKNGDAIEVEINNEDWRGISVNETTPGAHLR comes from the coding sequence GTGCTTGAGGGCAAGATCGTTGCCGAGTTTCGTCCTGACCACTATCAGTTCGTCGATAAAAATGGTGACGCTATCGAAGTCGAGATCAACAACGAGGACTGGAGAGGCATAAGCGTCAATGAAACTACGCCTGGTGCGCATCTTCGGTAA
- a CDS encoding AlwI family type II restriction endonuclease, which produces MGKFAYKSYCWNLGTTSFRTEKFNRTIEIQLDLLDKFWQLPQNQKEVWNGNSSLQDRYYDFLKQNEFVDGSATRKDKDAREKTSGLVELGLITNNRKLTNAGIRVLQISKDGDFSIDNALQISKDSFVYLKQLLKTNNYKIENSVVRPFIVTLYMLSRHEYLSDDEFAYLLPLCTNAEYTDFISNQISRLRKNKISIDEIIINRLLSMQNYKDALEWFLNCSSVSKNAIIEIGMNRKSATFDLPYFRVFLALKNVFLDGNKDENSLTELFLSIQKLNLKKWWNSYIFKPRTTENKIKKELDEVLNFTIFNDIANEADLKTAFFKTMHLFKAKATLYDYFDLNRRYMGLSDIFLFRDSKIELDIVPKHFFNSVIDELYNDAYKKSDLLQDDCELNEISSVLIIDDDTIIGSINSELGLSIDNLSDAINELEKERYARFNKLIDEKFSDINLIELLDNFENRDDSKIKEYITDNAEVYTLFEYVLGIVWYKISERKGKILDYMKLSLDANLLPKSHAGGGKADIVYEYEKTKHYPKHTLLLEATLSNKAGQRQMELEPVTRHLGQHLLESDNLNSYCVFATTRLDINTLSDFINRRSYAFYGANYNANNRSNRVKGMKITSLQTTEIKTIIQKDKKYSELYSIFDEAYKADLNELEADEWYQKYIVEKL; this is translated from the coding sequence ATGGGGAAATTTGCATATAAAAGCTATTGTTGGAACTTGGGAACTACAAGTTTTAGGACTGAAAAATTTAATAGGACTATTGAAATTCAACTTGATTTGCTAGATAAATTTTGGCAACTACCACAAAATCAAAAAGAAGTTTGGAATGGAAATAGTTCTTTGCAAGATAGATATTATGACTTTTTAAAACAAAACGAATTTGTAGATGGAAGTGCAACAAGAAAAGATAAGGATGCAAGAGAAAAAACATCAGGACTAGTTGAATTGGGGCTTATTACAAATAATAGAAAGCTAACAAATGCTGGGATTAGAGTTTTGCAGATTAGTAAGGACGGAGATTTTAGCATAGACAATGCCTTACAGATTTCAAAAGATAGCTTTGTCTATCTAAAACAACTTTTAAAAACCAACAACTATAAAATAGAAAATAGCGTAGTAAGGCCTTTTATTGTTACTTTATATATGCTAAGTCGCCACGAATATTTAAGTGATGATGAATTTGCATATTTATTGCCACTTTGCACTAATGCCGAATATACAGATTTTATCTCTAATCAAATTTCACGACTGCGAAAAAATAAAATTAGCATTGATGAAATTATTATAAACAGGCTTCTTTCAATGCAAAATTACAAAGATGCATTAGAGTGGTTTTTAAATTGTTCCAGTGTTAGCAAAAACGCTATTATTGAAATAGGTATGAACAGAAAAAGTGCTACATTTGATTTGCCATATTTTAGAGTATTTTTGGCTTTAAAAAATGTCTTTTTAGATGGTAATAAAGATGAAAATTCCCTTACAGAATTATTTTTGTCTATACAAAAACTAAACTTAAAAAAGTGGTGGAATAGCTATATTTTTAAACCTAGAACAACAGAGAATAAGATTAAAAAAGAGCTTGATGAAGTCTTAAATTTTACTATCTTTAACGATATTGCAAATGAAGCCGACCTAAAAACAGCATTTTTTAAAACAATGCACCTGTTTAAAGCAAAAGCCACACTTTATGATTACTTTGATTTAAATCGCAGATATATGGGGCTTAGTGATATATTTTTGTTTAGAGATAGCAAAATAGAACTCGATATTGTTCCAAAACATTTTTTTAATAGTGTAATTGATGAACTATATAATGATGCTTATAAAAAGAGTGATTTATTGCAAGATGACTGTGAATTAAATGAGATTTCATCAGTGTTAATAATAGATGATGATACAATTATTGGCTCAATTAACAGCGAGTTAGGGCTAAGTATCGATAATCTTAGTGATGCTATAAACGAGCTTGAAAAAGAGCGTTACGCTAGGTTTAATAAGTTAATTGATGAGAAATTTAGTGATATAAACCTGATAGAATTGTTAGATAATTTTGAAAATAGAGATGATAGCAAAATTAAAGAGTATATCACAGATAATGCCGAAGTTTATACTTTGTTTGAGTATGTTTTAGGGATTGTATGGTATAAAATCAGCGAAAGAAAGGGCAAAATTTTAGACTATATGAAATTAAGTCTTGATGCAAATTTATTACCAAAATCCCACGCAGGTGGTGGCAAAGCAGATATTGTTTATGAATATGAAAAAACCAAACACTATCCAAAACACACGCTATTACTTGAAGCTACACTTTCAAATAAAGCAGGTCAAAGACAAATGGAATTAGAGCCTGTTACAAGACACTTGGGACAGCACCTGTTAGAAAGTGATAATTTAAACTCATATTGTGTATTTGCCACAACTCGGTTGGATATAAATACACTAAGTGATTTTATAAATCGCAGAAGTTATGCTTTTTATGGTGCAAATTATAATGCAAATAATAGATCTAATCGTGTAAAAGGCATGAAAATAACATCTTTACAAACCACAGAGATAAAAACTATCATACAAAAAGACAAGAAGTATAGTGAGCTATACTCTATATTTGATGAAGCATATAAGGCGGATTTGAATGAATTAGAAGCTGATGAGTGGTATCAAAAATATATAGTTGAAAAACTATAA
- a CDS encoding DNA adenine methylase — MKNLSTFNIQNRRYLGNKSKLRPFILDVVRQNCGKIDVVADIFAGTGSVASAFNDKIIITNDLMQSNFICNLAWFGSEPFDKTKIAKILKEFNNYNELESNYMSENFSNTYFSKKVCSKIGYIRENIENKFKNGEINERERAILITSLLYAMDKIAATCGHYDAYRKGAILTDNITLAIPLVNSKNNPKNRCFNEDANKLARQISADLVYIDPPYNSRQYSDSYHLLENVATWQKPKVSGVAKKMDRLAIKSQYCGANANEAFADLIENTQAKYILFSYNNMANKGNDRSNAKISDEVIMDTLGKKGKVLVFLQKYKAFSTGKSEIKDNAERLFLCEVS; from the coding sequence TTGAAAAATTTAAGCACATTTAATATACAAAACCGCAGGTATCTAGGTAATAAGTCCAAACTGAGGCCTTTTATACTGGACGTAGTCCGTCAAAACTGTGGCAAAATAGACGTTGTAGCGGACATTTTTGCTGGGACTGGATCAGTTGCCTCTGCTTTTAACGACAAAATTATCATAACAAACGACCTAATGCAAAGCAACTTTATTTGCAACCTAGCTTGGTTTGGCTCAGAACCATTTGACAAGACAAAAATAGCTAAAATTTTAAAAGAATTTAACAACTATAACGAGTTAGAAAGCAACTATATGAGTGAAAATTTTAGCAACACATATTTTAGCAAAAAAGTCTGTTCTAAAATAGGTTACATTCGTGAAAATATTGAGAATAAATTTAAAAATGGCGAAATAAATGAACGAGAAAGAGCGATTTTAATCACTTCTTTACTTTACGCAATGGACAAAATTGCAGCTACTTGCGGACATTATGATGCATATAGAAAAGGGGCGATTTTAACAGACAACATAACCCTAGCTATACCACTTGTAAATAGCAAAAACAACCCTAAAAATCGCTGTTTTAATGAAGATGCAAACAAACTTGCTAGGCAGATTAGTGCAGACCTTGTCTATATAGACCCACCTTATAACTCAAGACAATACAGCGACAGCTACCACCTGCTAGAAAATGTAGCAACATGGCAGAAGCCAAAGGTAAGTGGTGTCGCAAAAAAGATGGATAGATTGGCGATAAAAAGCCAATATTGCGGAGCTAATGCAAATGAAGCTTTTGCGGATTTAATAGAAAATACCCAAGCAAAATACATCTTGTTTTCATACAATAACATGGCAAATAAAGGAAACGATCGCTCAAATGCAAAAATCAGCGACGAAGTCATTATGGATACACTTGGCAAAAAAGGCAAGGTCTTGGTATTTTTACAAAAATATAAGGCGTTTAGCACAGGCAAATCAGAGATAAAAGACAATGCTGAAAGGCTATTTTTGTGCGAAGTCTCATAG